One region of Carya illinoinensis cultivar Pawnee chromosome 8, C.illinoinensisPawnee_v1, whole genome shotgun sequence genomic DNA includes:
- the LOC122274657 gene encoding uncharacterized protein LOC122274657, with translation MRNETVLQWKLPPCGKQKLNFDAALFHDINFAGVGVILRNEVGEVVFALSRKEIGVSAVDGIEALAFFRGLQMLLNMGCNGLIIEGDSMHVIDDIKSREPRFTSQVPIIKEIQQILRHLSDWELSHVGRWGNEAAHFASKTCLYGG, from the coding sequence ATGAGAAACGAAACTGTTTTACAATGGAAACTTCCACCATGTGGTAAGCAGAAACTGAATTTTGATGCGGCATTATTTCATGATATAAATTTTGCTGGTGTTGGGGTTATTCTTAGGAATGAAGTTGGGGAGGTGGTGTTTGCTTTAAGTAGGAAGGAAATTGGGGTTTCTGCAGTAGATGGTATTGAAGCTCTAGCATTTTTTAGAGGGTTACAGATGTTACTCAACATGGGTTGTAATGGGCTGATTATAGAAGGAGATTCAATGCATGTAATTGATGATATTAAATCAAGGGAACCAAGGTTTACATCACAGGTGCCTATTATTAAGGAAATACAGCAGATTCTGAGGCATTTGTCAGATTGGGAATTAAGCCATGTGGGTAGATGGGGAAATGAAGCCGCTCATTTTGCTAGCAAGACATGCTTGTACGGTGGATGA